The genomic window TCCTTTGATCGATTCGCTTCCTCGGCCAATGTTAGCAACGCAGAGTCAAAAACAACTCGAAGAGATTGGTTAATTGGGCTATACCAAAGGCAGGATACGAACTCGGTAGAGACAAGGGGAATTGAATTCGTTGCTTCAAAGGACGACTTTAGCCTTCCTGCTTCATCAAGGGATACACTTAGTTGGGATATAAGAAATTATACCTTGAGTGCATTTAATATCAACAAGGTTGGAAATCTGGAGATTAAGCTTAAAGCAAGCGGAAGTTATTTTCGAAGGGCTTCGGGTACTACTATTTCCAGAGATGATTGGTGGATTGGAAATGTATCTCCTCAGTTAACCTACTATCTATCACCAAAATTTTCAGTTAGTACTCAAGGGAAAGCTACTTTTCGTTCGGATTCTTTTTCAGGAGTAGAATTAGGAGGGGAGCTTCAGTTTTTACCAACAAGTCGCTCTTCTTTAAGCATGGGTGCGGGTACATATTCAAGGATGCCAACCATTCAACATTTATACTGGAATGGAAAAAACTATTCAGGAACATCCTCTCTTGAAAACGAAACCGGGATATCCATGTTTGGAGATCTGGAAGTCAAATTTTCAGATAGAATATCAGTGGGTATTTCAGGGAGGCTTAATCAATCCCAGAACAGAACCATCTTAAATACAGACAGTACTTTTATTAATGATGGAAATGTGACGGGTATTTCAGGAACAATATTTGGAAAATTTTCAAACTACAGATACGAATTTGAAAGTTCGGTTACTTTTGATGCTTTAGGAGCAACAGATACCCTTGCTTCCAATGATTATAACGAGCAAAAGATCTGGTTTAGAAACAGTGCATTTATTAAAGGATATATGTTTGATCGGGCAACTTATGTGAAACTTGGAGTGCGTACAATCTTATCTCCGCTCACTTATGGAAGTAAATATTTTAATACAGAATTACAGTACTGGCAGGCTAATAGTAGTGAAAGTGATATTGCAGCTTTTTTCCGGCTAGATGCAGAACTTTCGGCAAGAATACGAGCTATGATGGTAGTAATAAGATGGGAAAATGCACTTGATGGAGTGGGCCAGTTAGGCTACTTTGAATCGGCTACGTACCCTATGCCTGCCCGGCGCTTATTATTTGGAATTAGGGCACAATTCAGAAATTGATATGAATATAAAATACATCATTAAAGAAGGTTTCGCGGGCTTCCGAAGAGCGAAGTTAGCAGCCACCACTTCGATTTTCTCGTTATTTGTAGCCATTTTATTACTGGGGATCTTATCCAGGGTAGCTTATAACATCTATGTTCAGGCGATGTCTGTAAAGGATCTTATAGAGGTGGAGGTTTTTCTTTTTGATATCGATGAAAGCACAACTGCACAGATTCAACAGTCTCTCGAAAACAGGGAGGTAGTACTCTCGGTCTCCTATATTTCAAAAGACAGTGCCTCAACAATTATGAAGCAAGAATTCGGACCCGGAGCTGAAGAGTTAGTTGAACTTAATTTCCTTCCTGCTTCATTTCGGATTAAGGTAGATACTGAAGCTGGTACAGCCCAGATTGAGTCTCTGGTATCAAGTATTCAAAACCTCAGAGGAGTTGATGAGGTTAAATATAACGCAAGTTTATTGCGCATTATGGAGTCAAACCTGAATACCTTTACTCTAGTGGGAGGAGGAATCGGATTTCTAATTCTTTTGGCTTCAGTAATTTTAGTTTACAATACCATAAGGCTTACTATTTATGCGAAAAGAGAACTCATAAGGGCAATGAAATTGGTAGGAGCAACTAACGGATTCATCCGAAGCCCGTTTATTATTGAGGGAGTTTTACAAGGGGTATTATCCGGTTTAATGGCTGTGTTATGTGTTTTTCTAGTTTTTGAATTTGTTATTCCAATATACCTGCCCGAAATGGGGTTACTTTCCTGGCCGTTTGGTAGCTGGCATTTTTTAACTGCGGCAATGTTTGGGCTCTCAGTACTAATGGGGTGGTGGGGAAGCCGATTGGCAGCTCATAAGTTTATCGAAGAGACATATATATCAAGGTAGTTCTTAGCTATTCCGTATCTCAATTTTTGTCATCCCGTGCTGCGACACGGGATCTGTAGAGGAAGAGATTGATTTAGCGATGACTATATCAACGAATCATGCTTTACAGATCCTCAAACAAGCCTACCTATCGGCACACAGGCTTCCCCTCTTGGGAGGGGATTGAGGGGTGGGTTCGCTATTCCACCTGCAAGCCTATGCTTCGGATTAGCCACAAACACACAAAACCACTAATTTTTGTGTATCAGAGTAAGCTTAGTTGCGAAGGTCTCTTTCGCAACGCCTTCTAGGAAGCTCTGCTTCCAGCAGCTGTTTTTCAGGAGAGTAGGCTAGGGCAATAGTAGGAGCGGAGCTCCAGTCTGGGTATTGTAGCAGAGCTCCAGAACCAGATTAGGGGTAAAACCATATTCATGTGTACTAGTGTTGTAACGCTAATTAAATACACGGTGAAAACCATGAATGAACAGTTGTTAAACGCAGAGCCATTGATAAGCTACCCGGAACTGGCCCTTTTTATTTTATGCGTATTCGGAGTACTGGTGTATGGTGCAGCGCTAAGACAGGAAAAGAAATCTAGTCAGTGGATGGACGATAAGTAGTTACTTTCTATACAAAGAAAGTCATTCTGGACTTGATCCGGAGCCTGTGAATATTGTGCCTCTAATCCAAATAGAGTTAGGTCAAAGTTCTAACTACTACAGGACCCTGAAACGAGTATAAGTGACCTAAAAAAGGAATAGTCTAACTTACGAGACTACCCTTTTTAGAAGCAGACTTTCGATGCTCACAAGCATTGAGATCACTACATGTACCATAAAAGTGGAGCGAATGGGAGCTGATATTCATTCCATGAATCTTTCCAAGCATATCCTGGATTTCACCAATTCTTGGATCACAAAATTCCAGCACATGTCCACATTCGTTACAAATAATATGATCATGCTGTTGGTAAGCATAAGCGCGCTCATAATAATATTGGCTGCGACCGAATTGCTGTTTTTGTACTAAACCACATTCTACAAGTAGATCTAGTGTATTATACACCGTTGCACGGCTCACACGGGTTCCGCCTTCTTGCATTCGAAAGAATATATCGTCTGCATCAAAGTGACCATCCGCTCGATAGATTTCTTCCAGTACCATGAAACGTTCAGGGGTCTGACGTTGGTTGCCTTCTTTTAGGTATGAGCGGAAAATTTCCTTAACAAGCTGAATCGTGTCTTCGTGTGCGGGATGTGCCATGAAAAGAATTAATTTTTGTTGAATATAAGACTTGTTAAGCTCCTTTTGAAACTCATGCTTTTCACCCGAAGAATAGTATATTCAAGCGGAAATAAACGGAATAAAGGATTGCAGTATGCCAGTAATTGTACCATTTGAGACCCTTACTGATCTCTATAAAAATCTATCAAAAAAATATTCGGGGCAGAATAAACCGATAATACATCATAAGCTAAATCCTAGCGGAAGCTATGAGCCTGTGTATTGGGACCAGGTGACGGATGATGTAAATGCCATGGCTGCTTATATGATTGAGCAAGGCATTGAGCACGGCGATCGTGTAGGTATTTTGAGCGAGAACCGATATGAGTGGGCAGTAGTAGATCTTGCTATTCAGCTAATTGGAGGAATCAATGTATCGTTGTATACAACTTTACCACCCAATCAATGTGAATACATACTTCAGGATTCAGAATCCAAGCTATTCTTCGTTTCCACAGGCATTCAGTTAAAAAAATCTGTTGAGGTATATGACAACTGTGAGCACCTCGCTAAAGTAATAGCTTTTGATACTCCAAAAGTAAAGAAGCTCCTTGAACATGAGTATGTAACTCTTTTTACTGCGGTACTCGAAGAGGGGAAGAGGCTATTTCCAAAGCATGAGGAAACTATCCAAAAACGATCATCTAAGGTTACCCCACAAGATGTTTCTACCTTAATATATACTTCCGGAACAACGGGGCGACCTAAAGGTGCAATGCTTACTCACAACAATATTGTGAGTAATGTAAAAGCGGCTACCCAGCATATTTACTGGGACGATAAAGATAGGTTGCTGTCCTTCTTACCACTTTGCCATTCTTTTGAGAGAACCGCAGGGTACTATGCGATTATTTCTTGTGGCGCTGAAATCTATTATGCGGAAAGTGTGGATACTGTATCTAAAAATATGCCTGAGGTAAAGCCAACGGTTATGATTAGTGTGCCTCGACTATTTGAAAAGATTTATAACCTGATTATCAAAAGTGTAGAAGAAGGTAGCGATACAAAGAAGAAGATTTTCAATTGGGCAGTAGAAGTAGGTCGGAAATACTCTGAAGGAAAACGAGGAATTGTTTCTCTTCAAAAGGTAGTAGCTGATAAACTGGTTTTCGATAAGCTGAAGCAGCGAACAGGTGGAAATATTCGATTGTTTGTAGCAGGTGGAGCTGCACTTCCTCCAGATATTGATTTGTTTTTCAGGTGTGCCGGACTAACTATACTACAGGGCTATGGCCTCACAGAGACTTCTCCGGTAATGGCCGCAAATAAACCAGGTAAAGAAGTTCTTGGTGTGGTAGGAGAAGTAATTCCAGGGGTTACAGTGGGTATCCAGGATTTGAATAGTGGAAAAATAATTGCGGAAATAAGTGGGGAAGATTATCCAACTGAACTTAGTTCTGAAGCTGGAGAGATTCTTTGTAAGGGTCCTAATGTAATGAAGGGGTATTGGAAGAATGATACGGCAACTGAAGAAATGATTGACTCTGATGGCTGGCTACATACCGGTGATGTAGGCCGTTTTGTTAATGGTGGCCTTAAGATCACAGACCGAATTAAGCACATGATTGTTAATGCAGGTGGGAAGAATATCTACCCTGGGCCAATTGAGGATATGTTTAAAACCAGTAAGTGGATTGATCAATTGGTAGTAGTAGGTGAAGCTCAGAATTT from Balneola sp. includes these protein-coding regions:
- a CDS encoding transcriptional repressor, whose protein sequence is MAHPAHEDTIQLVKEIFRSYLKEGNQRQTPERFMVLEEIYRADGHFDADDIFFRMQEGGTRVSRATVYNTLDLLVECGLVQKQQFGRSQYYYERAYAYQQHDHIICNECGHVLEFCDPRIGEIQDMLGKIHGMNISSHSLHFYGTCSDLNACEHRKSASKKGSLVS
- a CDS encoding long-chain fatty acid--CoA ligase, whose translation is MPVIVPFETLTDLYKNLSKKYSGQNKPIIHHKLNPSGSYEPVYWDQVTDDVNAMAAYMIEQGIEHGDRVGILSENRYEWAVVDLAIQLIGGINVSLYTTLPPNQCEYILQDSESKLFFVSTGIQLKKSVEVYDNCEHLAKVIAFDTPKVKKLLEHEYVTLFTAVLEEGKRLFPKHEETIQKRSSKVTPQDVSTLIYTSGTTGRPKGAMLTHNNIVSNVKAATQHIYWDDKDRLLSFLPLCHSFERTAGYYAIISCGAEIYYAESVDTVSKNMPEVKPTVMISVPRLFEKIYNLIIKSVEEGSDTKKKIFNWAVEVGRKYSEGKRGIVSLQKVVADKLVFDKLKQRTGGNIRLFVAGGAALPPDIDLFFRCAGLTILQGYGLTETSPVMAANKPGKEVLGVVGEVIPGVTVGIQDLNSGKIIAEISGEDYPTELSSEAGEILCKGPNVMKGYWKNDTATEEMIDSDGWLHTGDVGRFVNGGLKITDRIKHMIVNAGGKNIYPGPIEDMFKTSKWIDQLVVVGEAQNFMGALIVPDYEAIQKFARDNGIKTSSTQELLAHDEIQKLYKNEMRAFSKELASHEKIRDFRLLPNEFTVETGEITPTLKVKRRVIAEKYGDQIADIFKNDAA
- a CDS encoding ABC transporter permease, encoding MNIKYIIKEGFAGFRRAKLAATTSIFSLFVAILLLGILSRVAYNIYVQAMSVKDLIEVEVFLFDIDESTTAQIQQSLENREVVLSVSYISKDSASTIMKQEFGPGAEELVELNFLPASFRIKVDTEAGTAQIESLVSSIQNLRGVDEVKYNASLLRIMESNLNTFTLVGGGIGFLILLASVILVYNTIRLTIYAKRELIRAMKLVGATNGFIRSPFIIEGVLQGVLSGLMAVLCVFLVFEFVIPIYLPEMGLLSWPFGSWHFLTAAMFGLSVLMGWWGSRLAAHKFIEETYISR